In a single window of the Chondrocystis sp. NIES-4102 genome:
- a CDS encoding 2-isopropylmalate synthase translates to MDNSKDRIIIFDTTLRDGEQSPGATLNVEEKLEIAHALSRLGVDVIEAGFAFASPGDFEAVQKIAAEVGTEKGPVICSLARAIKADIKAAAEALKPAAKGRIHTFISTSDIHLEYQLKKSRAEVLDIAQEMVAYAKSFMDDVEFSPMDAVRTDSEYLYQVLEAAIAAGATTINIPDTVGYTTPSEFGALIKGICENVPNINQAVVSVHGHNDLGLAVANFLEAVKNGARQLECTINGIGERAGNAALEELVMALHVRRQYFNPFLGRPAESTEPLTNIDTKQIYKTSRLVSNRTGVIVQPNKAIVGANAFAHESGIHQDGVLKNKLTYEIMDAQSIGLNDNQIILGKHSGRNAFRTRLSELGYELSETDLNKAFVRFKDVADKKKEISDWDIEAIVSDEIRQPPELFRLELVQISCGDRSRPTATVTIRTPEGEELTDAAIGTGPVDAIYKAINRVTNIPNELIEFSVQSVTAGIDAIGEVTIRLRHQDRVYSGRAANTDIIVASARAYIKALNRLYAALQDEQKIASQVGV, encoded by the coding sequence ATGGACAATTCAAAAGACCGCATCATTATTTTCGACACCACATTAAGAGATGGAGAACAATCCCCTGGCGCAACATTAAACGTTGAGGAGAAACTAGAAATTGCCCATGCTTTATCTCGACTGGGAGTTGATGTAATAGAAGCTGGGTTTGCCTTTGCGAGTCCTGGGGATTTTGAAGCTGTGCAGAAAATTGCAGCAGAGGTTGGCACAGAGAAAGGCCCTGTAATCTGTAGTTTAGCCAGAGCGATAAAAGCGGATATTAAGGCTGCTGCGGAGGCACTAAAACCTGCTGCTAAAGGGCGAATTCATACATTTATTTCCACCTCAGATATTCATTTAGAATATCAACTTAAAAAATCCCGTGCAGAAGTATTAGATATTGCCCAAGAAATGGTTGCTTATGCCAAGTCATTTATGGATGATGTTGAGTTTTCACCCATGGATGCAGTGCGGACAGACTCAGAATATCTATATCAAGTGTTAGAAGCAGCGATCGCAGCAGGGGCAACTACAATTAATATTCCTGATACGGTTGGTTATACGACTCCTAGTGAATTTGGAGCTTTGATCAAAGGGATTTGTGAGAATGTACCAAATATCAACCAAGCTGTAGTTTCAGTACACGGTCATAATGATTTAGGTTTGGCGGTGGCTAACTTCCTAGAGGCGGTTAAAAACGGTGCAAGACAGTTAGAATGTACCATCAATGGGATTGGGGAAAGGGCAGGTAATGCAGCCTTAGAAGAATTAGTCATGGCTCTTCATGTACGTCGGCAGTATTTTAATCCCTTTTTAGGTAGACCTGCAGAATCTACTGAACCTTTAACTAATATTGACACCAAACAAATATATAAAACTTCTCGTTTAGTTTCCAATCGTACAGGGGTAATTGTCCAGCCCAATAAAGCCATTGTAGGGGCTAATGCTTTTGCCCATGAATCTGGAATTCATCAAGATGGGGTACTTAAGAACAAGCTTACCTATGAAATCATGGATGCCCAGTCAATTGGTTTAAATGATAATCAAATTATCTTAGGTAAACATTCTGGTCGTAATGCTTTTCGTACTCGCTTGAGCGAATTAGGTTACGAACTTTCAGAAACAGATCTCAATAAAGCCTTTGTACGTTTTAAAGATGTTGCCGATAAGAAAAAAGAAATTAGCGACTGGGATATCGAGGCAATTGTTAGTGATGAAATCAGACAACCCCCCGAATTATTCCGTTTAGAACTAGTACAAATTTCCTGTGGCGATCGCTCTCGTCCGACAGCAACAGTTACTATTCGCACCCCAGAGGGAGAAGAATTAACAGATGCTGCCATTGGTACAGGCCCAGTGGATGCTATTTATAAAGCGATCAATCGAGTCACTAATATTCCTAATGAGCTTATTGAGTTTTCCGTCCAGTCAGTCACCGCAGGTATTGATGCTATAGGCGAAGTTACTATTCGTTTACGTCATCAGGATCGGGTATATTCTGGTCGTGCTGCCAACACTGATATTATTGTGGCTTCTGCTAGAGCTTATATTAAAGCCCTTAACCGTCTTTATGCTGCTTTGCAAGATGAGCAGAAAATAGCCTCACAAGTAGGGGTATAA